In Spirosoma aureum, a single genomic region encodes these proteins:
- a CDS encoding carboxymuconolactone decarboxylase family protein: MPRITPLPSDDVTPDVQTAFDAHVTDYPGSRITNMKATLGRSLLSFQIYMQWYPLYEEVKKTLGDRLAYLFAHTISEGSNCPLCTTFFRRIIIDNGERPEDLHLSNHEQAVINFGSAIAQHKGEVPDELYEPIAERYTDQQIVVLVAFAGQMIATNVFNNVLDVTIDDYLYPYLPLTQQHQP; this comes from the coding sequence ATGCCCCGGATAACACCCCTTCCGTCTGACGACGTTACACCTGACGTACAGACGGCTTTCGATGCCCATGTAACCGATTACCCAGGTAGTCGAATTACGAACATGAAGGCTACGCTGGGCCGATCGTTGCTATCATTTCAGATTTATATGCAATGGTATCCGCTGTATGAAGAAGTGAAGAAAACGCTCGGCGACCGGCTGGCTTATCTGTTTGCCCACACCATTTCGGAAGGTTCGAACTGCCCACTGTGCACCACATTTTTCCGGCGAATCATTATTGATAACGGCGAACGCCCCGAAGACCTCCATCTGAGTAACCATGAGCAGGCCGTAATCAACTTCGGAAGTGCTATTGCGCAGCATAAAGGAGAGGTACCTGACGAACTCTATGAACCCATTGCCGAACGGTATACCGACCAGCAGATTGTGGTACTGGTTGCTTTTGCTGGTCAGATGATTGCCACAAACGTGTTCAACAATGTACTCGACGTAACTATTGACGATTACCTGTATCCTTATTTGCCCCTGACCCAACAACACCAACCGTAA
- a CDS encoding sterol desaturase family protein, with product MQINWIAFAVPLFLFFMGVEYLVAKRQKKKYFTFNNSVANLNVGIAERLIDSFTVGAFYFVYNYLHQHYALFDIKTNAWTWIALLIATDFVWYWYHRLAHEINVFWAVHVVHHQSEDFNYTVSARITVFQAVVRTGFWSILPVIGFPAEMITTMLLVHGLYPFFIHTRTIGKLGWLEHVFVTPSHHRVHHASNPDYLDKNYGDVFIFWDKLFGTFAEEQEEPVYGLTKQLDSHSFLWQHFHFLLELVEHARRTPGFRAKIKLLFDKPDAVDPTIREGLENQLLLRSSVRATSRRFRGYVVGQLTGILLILFTYLLFDGYVSVPVKVLTTLFILLTVINCGALLEQRQWVLYPEIGRLIVLWLGLYLTLGYPMLVILAYIGGLSLWAYFSLIQKRYFRLVYGTVG from the coding sequence ATGCAGATTAACTGGATTGCCTTTGCCGTTCCCTTGTTCCTGTTTTTTATGGGGGTGGAATATCTCGTTGCCAAACGGCAGAAGAAAAAGTACTTTACATTCAACAATTCGGTTGCCAACCTGAACGTGGGCATCGCCGAACGGCTTATCGATAGTTTTACGGTTGGCGCGTTTTATTTCGTGTATAATTATTTACATCAACATTATGCCCTGTTCGACATTAAAACCAATGCCTGGACTTGGATAGCCTTGCTCATCGCCACCGATTTTGTCTGGTACTGGTATCATCGGCTGGCCCATGAGATTAATGTGTTCTGGGCCGTTCATGTAGTGCATCATCAGAGCGAAGATTTCAATTACACTGTTTCGGCCCGCATTACGGTCTTTCAGGCCGTGGTACGCACAGGTTTCTGGTCGATTTTGCCGGTCATCGGTTTTCCCGCCGAAATGATTACGACCATGCTGCTGGTTCACGGACTCTATCCGTTTTTTATTCACACCCGCACAATAGGCAAACTGGGCTGGCTCGAGCATGTCTTCGTGACACCTTCACACCACCGCGTTCACCACGCGAGCAATCCCGACTACCTGGACAAGAACTATGGTGACGTCTTTATTTTCTGGGACAAGCTGTTTGGCACCTTTGCCGAAGAGCAGGAAGAACCCGTTTATGGCTTAACCAAACAGCTCGACAGCCATAGCTTTCTGTGGCAGCATTTTCATTTTCTGCTTGAGTTAGTTGAGCATGCCCGCCGAACACCGGGGTTCCGGGCTAAAATCAAGCTTCTCTTCGACAAACCGGATGCCGTTGACCCGACGATTCGCGAGGGATTAGAAAATCAGCTGTTGTTGCGCTCATCCGTACGAGCAACGAGCCGACGATTTCGGGGCTATGTCGTTGGGCAACTTACGGGTATCCTGTTGATCTTATTTACCTACCTGCTGTTTGACGGCTACGTGTCTGTACCCGTAAAGGTTCTAACCACCCTCTTTATTTTGCTGACAGTAATTAATTGTGGAGCACTGCTTGAACAACGGCAATGGGTACTGTACCCTGAAATTGGCCGGTTGATCGTGCTCTGGCTTGGTTTATACCTGACGCTGGGCTATCCGATGCTGGTCATTCTGGCCTATATCGGTGGGCTGTCGCTCTGGGCTTATTTCTCATTGATCCAAAAACGTTATTTCCGGCTCGTGTATGGAACGGTGGGGTAA
- a CDS encoding DUF4395 domain-containing protein, which translates to MKNVTIQKPQNQLAGFSQSELDCPVDGVKVNENKVRTVAFFVLLIAITHVFTSFWLLPVVLLVDFALRAFDYGKFSPFARISDTVVKALHFPVRPIDQAPKRFAAGVGMVFAASILTVDLLGGNPLVLTITLALFAALESLVGICAGCYVYTLLKRSKIIN; encoded by the coding sequence ATGAAAAACGTAACTATTCAGAAGCCCCAGAACCAACTGGCGGGCTTTAGTCAATCGGAACTGGATTGCCCGGTAGATGGGGTGAAAGTCAATGAAAATAAAGTGCGGACGGTTGCTTTCTTTGTGCTGTTGATTGCCATCACCCATGTGTTTACCAGTTTCTGGCTGCTGCCGGTTGTACTTCTGGTTGATTTTGCACTCCGGGCGTTCGATTATGGCAAGTTTAGCCCCTTTGCCCGGATCAGCGATACCGTGGTAAAAGCGCTGCATTTTCCGGTTCGCCCGATCGATCAGGCTCCAAAACGCTTTGCAGCTGGTGTCGGTATGGTATTTGCGGCTTCTATTCTGACAGTAGATCTGCTGGGTGGCAACCCGCTCGTTCTGACCATTACACTAGCCCTTTTTGCGGCTCTTGAATCGCTGGTAGGCATTTGTGCCGGTTGCTATGTCTACACCCTTCTGAAACGCAGCAAAATCATAAACTAG
- a CDS encoding DUF1684 domain-containing protein, giving the protein MRHKLENNQMAFRGNKAARKSPSLTVYSRWFMALCLLMTLVVSGFRITDDPAYREKIDQWHQKRVVSLKSENGWLNLAGLFWLKEGKNSLGRGSDFDIAFPVADAPADLGQLYLEKGDVRFVPHKGATVSANEQPLTESTVIFGPNQKPLTLAHGSLRWFIIKRGNQYGIRLRDLDSPYVSEFHGVERFPVDESWQVKARVETPSTPKTIPILDVLGLTSQQPLVGTLVFERAGKTYRLDAVGEGQKLFILFGDATNTHETYGSGRFLYADKPGADGTTILDFNQAINPPCAFTPYATCPLPPKQNKLALAVTAGEKRYGDH; this is encoded by the coding sequence ATGAGACACAAACTCGAAAACAACCAAATGGCGTTCCGGGGCAATAAGGCAGCCCGAAAATCACCGTCTTTGACGGTGTACTCACGCTGGTTTATGGCCCTCTGCCTGCTGATGACTCTTGTAGTATCCGGGTTTCGCATCACCGACGATCCGGCTTATCGGGAAAAAATCGATCAATGGCACCAGAAACGCGTTGTTTCGTTGAAGAGCGAAAATGGCTGGCTCAATCTGGCCGGGCTATTCTGGCTGAAAGAGGGTAAAAACTCACTTGGTCGGGGTTCTGATTTTGATATAGCCTTTCCGGTGGCCGACGCACCGGCCGATCTGGGCCAGCTTTATCTGGAAAAAGGAGACGTTCGCTTTGTTCCGCACAAGGGAGCAACCGTATCGGCCAATGAGCAGCCCCTAACTGAATCTACCGTCATTTTTGGTCCAAATCAAAAGCCCCTAACCCTGGCTCATGGCTCGCTGCGATGGTTTATCATTAAACGAGGCAATCAATATGGCATTCGCTTACGCGATCTCGATAGCCCTTATGTAAGCGAATTTCACGGTGTCGAGCGTTTCCCGGTCGACGAAAGCTGGCAGGTTAAAGCGCGGGTGGAAACCCCATCGACTCCAAAAACCATTCCGATTCTTGACGTACTGGGCCTGACATCCCAGCAACCGTTAGTAGGTACGCTTGTCTTCGAACGGGCAGGCAAAACCTACCGGCTCGATGCGGTTGGTGAAGGACAAAAGTTATTTATCCTGTTTGGTGACGCCACCAACACCCACGAAACCTACGGGTCGGGGCGGTTCCTGTACGCTGACAAGCCGGGGGCCGATGGCACCACGATCCTCGACTTCAATCAGGCCATAAACCCACCCTGCGCCTTTACTCCCTACGCCACCTGTCCGCTGCCACCGAAACAGAACAAGCTGGCGTTGGCCGTTACGGCCGGAGAAAAACGTTACGGAGATCATTGA
- a CDS encoding GNAT family N-acetyltransferase has translation MRFRRIEEKDADVVWDIISNIIQTGDTWVFAPDSSREKMLAIWFDTQKYAYVCELENEIVGTFFIKANQPDLGSHVANAGYMVKPDYRGRGIAEAMCRFSLDEARRLGFRAMQFNSVVSTNEVAIRLWKRCGFEVIGTLPKAFHHQTLGFTDALVMYQWLG, from the coding sequence ATGCGTTTCCGACGGATTGAAGAAAAGGATGCGGATGTAGTTTGGGACATCATCAGCAACATTATTCAGACAGGTGACACCTGGGTTTTCGCTCCTGATTCGTCACGGGAGAAAATGCTGGCTATCTGGTTCGACACACAGAAGTACGCATACGTTTGTGAGCTGGAAAACGAAATAGTCGGCACATTTTTCATCAAAGCCAATCAGCCCGACTTAGGTTCGCACGTAGCCAATGCGGGTTATATGGTAAAACCGGACTACCGTGGCCGTGGAATCGCCGAAGCCATGTGCCGCTTTTCGCTGGACGAAGCCAGGCGATTAGGCTTTAGAGCCATGCAGTTCAATAGCGTTGTCAGCACGAACGAAGTAGCAATCAGACTTTGGAAACGGTGTGGTTTTGAGGTTATTGGTACATTGCCCAAAGCCTTTCACCACCAGACATTGGGCTTTACCGATGCGCTGGTTATGTACCAGTGGCTGGGATAA
- a CDS encoding SusC/RagA family TonB-linked outer membrane protein: MIAFLISGFLWAQTAIQGTVLDAKKEPLVGINVLVKGTTRGTVTDVTGKFSVNADPTATLIFSGVGFVRQEVPVGNRTELSVTLAEDNAVLSEVVVTALGIKRDKRSLGYSIQELNGQDISTAKEANVATTLAGKMAGVQVTRSANGAGGSSRVIIRGANSLVGNSQPLYVIDGIPMDNQNPKAPGSTGGIDYGDGISNINPEDIETISVLKGPNAAALYGQRGSNGVVLITTKSGKNRKGIGVKYGIDYSLGNALVLPDFQDEYAQGLDGTFTNFRGNDGKIYTWAAAQAAGVQGIPKMSGGRDRFTRASWGPRMDGQQYEDQWGNVLSLTPQPNTFQKFFNTEKQMVNNLSLEGGNDAVSYRLAYSNTNINGYVPSNTLNRNNISLRTVAKVTSKLEADIKVNYIAQAGVNRPTVSDAADNPAYIFISQPRSMPMDILANSAWTAADIAKQLGYGTTAFVGLEKTYATNSSTANPYWTMTRTRNSDDRRRIIGLVKLSYQFNDWIRLTARTGTDFYTDQRFRYRDKGTYVTTNKNGDITEEITRTREDNSDVLLSLTPKISEDFSLGLNIGANHQRYYSRTTGNTGNEFIAPNLFIINNTLTNSYVFGLTESSINSVYASGSVGYKEMAFIDFSARNDWSSTLSPKNNSFFYPAISGSLILTDALRLQSPTLSFLKVRASWAQAGSSGSPYQLNGNYSLDQYTQGGIPLASFASTIPDPNLKNELTTSTEFGVEARLFKNRLGLTFAYYNAGTKNQILNVPLPPSSTFTSRLINAGEIRNHGIELSLNGTPVKTASGFSWDATLNYSHNRNEVVSLAEGVSTYILGSDRGVQVIATPGKPFGTILGNGFQWLRDGSGNRIIDPATGLPVKTNAKILYEMGNALPKWIGGFNNVFRYKGLMLSGLIDVSQGGKVYSQSLREELIYGTIKKTLPGRDGSYVAEGVVGSKSADGTWTGTGQVNTKTVRAQDYWNVVAPDKDNVVSEELLNDASYVMLREMTLNYSIPAKWVNKTPFRSIRAGIYGRNLFYLQRKTDGFAPEASSFNVNNSSLGLESTALPLLRYFGFSLNCEL; this comes from the coding sequence ATGATAGCCTTTTTGATTTCCGGGTTTTTGTGGGCTCAGACCGCTATTCAGGGAACGGTCCTGGATGCCAAAAAAGAGCCATTAGTAGGAATAAACGTTCTCGTAAAAGGAACCACTCGTGGAACGGTTACCGATGTTACCGGCAAATTTTCAGTGAATGCAGACCCTACTGCAACGCTCATTTTTTCGGGTGTTGGATTTGTCAGGCAGGAAGTGCCCGTCGGCAACCGAACGGAACTTTCGGTAACGCTTGCCGAAGACAATGCCGTATTGAGTGAAGTGGTCGTAACAGCCCTCGGCATCAAGCGCGACAAGCGTTCACTGGGGTATTCAATCCAGGAATTAAATGGACAGGATATTTCAACGGCCAAAGAAGCCAATGTAGCGACTACACTTGCCGGTAAAATGGCGGGTGTTCAGGTAACTCGTTCGGCCAATGGCGCAGGCGGCTCGTCGCGGGTGATCATCCGGGGCGCTAACTCACTCGTGGGAAACAGCCAGCCGCTGTATGTCATTGACGGGATTCCAATGGACAATCAAAATCCAAAGGCCCCCGGCAGCACAGGCGGTATTGACTATGGCGACGGAATTTCCAATATCAACCCAGAAGATATCGAAACAATTTCTGTGCTGAAAGGGCCCAATGCAGCTGCCTTGTACGGTCAGCGGGGTAGCAACGGCGTTGTTCTGATTACAACCAAGTCGGGTAAAAACCGAAAAGGCATTGGTGTTAAATACGGTATCGATTATTCGCTGGGCAATGCGCTGGTATTACCTGATTTTCAGGACGAATACGCACAGGGGCTGGATGGCACCTTCACAAATTTCCGGGGTAACGATGGCAAAATTTACACCTGGGCTGCTGCTCAGGCGGCTGGTGTTCAGGGCATTCCCAAGATGAGCGGTGGCCGCGATCGCTTCACGCGAGCCAGTTGGGGACCTCGCATGGATGGTCAGCAGTATGAAGATCAGTGGGGAAATGTGTTGAGTCTCACACCGCAGCCGAATACCTTTCAGAAGTTTTTCAATACAGAAAAACAGATGGTCAATAACCTGAGTCTGGAGGGTGGAAATGATGCCGTGAGCTATCGACTGGCTTATTCCAATACGAACATTAATGGTTATGTGCCTAGCAACACCCTCAACCGTAATAACATCAGCCTGCGCACCGTAGCCAAAGTGACGTCGAAACTGGAAGCTGATATTAAAGTCAATTACATTGCCCAGGCGGGTGTAAATCGACCTACGGTTTCCGATGCCGCCGATAATCCAGCTTATATTTTCATCAGCCAGCCAAGAAGTATGCCAATGGATATTCTGGCGAATTCAGCCTGGACTGCTGCCGATATCGCTAAACAACTCGGGTATGGCACAACCGCTTTTGTTGGTCTCGAAAAGACCTATGCAACCAACTCATCGACAGCCAACCCTTACTGGACGATGACACGTACACGCAATTCCGACGATCGTCGTCGTATTATTGGCCTGGTTAAACTCAGTTATCAGTTCAACGACTGGATTCGCCTGACGGCCCGGACCGGAACGGATTTTTATACCGATCAGCGTTTCCGGTATCGCGATAAAGGTACCTATGTAACAACCAACAAAAATGGCGACATCACGGAAGAAATTACGCGTACCCGCGAAGATAACAGCGACGTTTTGTTGTCTCTTACACCCAAAATTTCGGAGGATTTTTCATTAGGTTTAAACATTGGCGCTAACCATCAACGCTATTATTCCCGTACGACCGGCAATACGGGCAATGAATTTATCGCACCGAACCTGTTCATTATCAATAATACGCTGACAAATTCGTATGTATTTGGCCTTACCGAGTCGTCGATCAATTCGGTGTATGCATCAGGATCGGTAGGGTATAAGGAGATGGCCTTCATAGATTTCTCGGCCCGTAATGACTGGTCGTCGACGTTGTCGCCAAAAAACAACTCGTTCTTCTATCCCGCCATCAGCGGCAGCCTGATTCTGACGGATGCACTTCGTTTACAGAGTCCTACCCTAAGTTTCCTGAAAGTAAGAGCATCCTGGGCACAGGCAGGCAGTTCGGGTAGTCCGTATCAGCTCAATGGAAACTATTCACTGGATCAATATACTCAGGGCGGTATTCCCCTTGCGTCGTTTGCGTCGACCATTCCCGACCCAAACCTGAAAAACGAGCTGACCACATCGACCGAATTTGGCGTCGAAGCCCGTTTGTTTAAAAATCGCCTGGGTCTGACGTTTGCCTACTACAATGCCGGAACCAAGAATCAAATTCTGAATGTGCCTTTACCACCGTCGAGTACGTTTACATCCCGCTTGATCAATGCAGGCGAAATTCGTAATCACGGTATTGAGTTGTCGCTCAATGGAACACCCGTCAAAACGGCATCGGGTTTCTCATGGGATGCTACACTGAACTATTCGCACAATCGGAACGAAGTGGTTTCGCTGGCAGAAGGTGTTTCGACGTACATTCTGGGTAGCGATCGGGGAGTACAGGTTATTGCGACACCGGGCAAGCCTTTTGGTACGATTCTCGGCAATGGCTTCCAGTGGCTTCGGGATGGATCAGGAAACCGCATCATCGATCCAGCAACGGGCCTTCCGGTGAAAACAAACGCCAAAATCCTGTACGAAATGGGCAATGCGTTACCTAAATGGATTGGTGGTTTCAACAACGTATTCCGTTACAAAGGCCTGATGTTGTCAGGACTGATTGACGTCAGTCAGGGCGGCAAAGTATACTCGCAAAGTTTACGCGAAGAATTGATTTACGGAACGATCAAGAAGACGCTGCCGGGCCGCGACGGAAGTTATGTGGCGGAAGGAGTTGTCGGTTCGAAATCGGCCGATGGCACCTGGACCGGAACCGGGCAGGTTAATACCAAGACCGTACGCGCGCAGGACTACTGGAACGTTGTGGCTCCCGATAAAGACAATGTTGTATCAGAAGAGCTTCTCAATGACGCCAGTTATGTGATGCTGCGGGAAATGACGCTCAATTACAGCATTCCAGCCAAGTGGGTCAACAAAACACCCTTCCGCAGCATTCGGGCGGGGATCTATGGCCGGAACCTGTTCTATTTACAGCGTAAGACAGATGGGTTTGCGCCAGAAGCCTCTTCTTTCAACGTCAACAATTCCTCCTTGGGTCTTGAATCGACAGCCTTGCCCCTACTTCGGTATTTTGGCTTTAGTCTGAACTGTGAACTGTAA
- a CDS encoding methionine aminotransferase has product MNTTLGTGLQSKLPHVGTTIFTVMSKLAAETGAINLSQGFPGFDCSPELVSLVEHYLRKGFNQYAPMTGVPALREALAQKAFDQYRVAYDPDTEVTVTSGATEALFAAITAVVRPGDEVIVFEPAYDSYVPAIELNGGIPVYVTLTPPDYQIDWQAVGQKITDKTRLILVNTPHNPTGRVWTTDDLQQLADLIQDRDIWIVSDEVYEHILFDHRTHLSLMTHPVLQERTFVVGSFGKTFHITGWKIGYCLAPKDLTTEFRKIHQYLTFSTVTPIQYALADYLNDPDHYRQLPDFYQRKRDLFLAGLSQSRFSFKPAEGSFFQTVSYTNITDEPDYDLAVRLTKEIGVASIPVSVFYQQKNDYRILRFCFAKEDAILQEAAQRLSQL; this is encoded by the coding sequence ATGAATACGACATTAGGCACTGGCCTCCAATCGAAACTACCCCATGTTGGCACCACCATTTTTACGGTCATGTCGAAGCTGGCAGCCGAAACCGGGGCCATCAATCTCTCGCAGGGATTTCCGGGATTCGATTGTTCGCCCGAACTGGTGTCGCTGGTTGAGCACTATCTGCGAAAGGGATTTAATCAATACGCGCCCATGACAGGGGTTCCTGCCCTGCGGGAAGCACTGGCTCAGAAAGCGTTCGATCAATACCGGGTTGCTTATGACCCCGACACCGAAGTAACCGTTACGTCGGGAGCTACCGAAGCTCTTTTTGCGGCCATTACGGCAGTGGTTCGGCCGGGCGATGAGGTGATCGTTTTCGAACCCGCCTACGACAGTTACGTTCCTGCTATTGAACTGAATGGCGGTATTCCGGTCTATGTAACGCTGACACCACCCGATTATCAAATCGACTGGCAGGCGGTAGGGCAGAAAATTACCGACAAAACCCGGCTGATTTTAGTCAATACACCCCATAACCCTACCGGACGAGTCTGGACAACGGATGACCTTCAGCAACTAGCCGATCTGATTCAGGATCGCGACATCTGGATCGTGAGTGATGAGGTCTACGAACATATTCTGTTCGATCATCGAACACACCTGTCACTGATGACGCATCCGGTCTTACAGGAACGTACGTTTGTAGTTGGCTCCTTTGGAAAGACATTCCACATTACTGGCTGGAAAATAGGTTACTGCCTGGCACCGAAGGACTTAACGACTGAATTTCGAAAAATCCACCAGTACCTGACATTCAGTACGGTTACGCCAATCCAGTATGCGCTGGCCGATTATTTAAACGATCCGGATCACTATCGGCAACTACCGGATTTTTATCAACGAAAGCGGGATCTGTTTCTGGCCGGACTGAGCCAGTCACGGTTTAGCTTCAAACCGGCAGAAGGCAGTTTTTTTCAGACGGTTTCGTACACCAATATCACCGACGAGCCCGACTACGATCTGGCCGTGCGGCTTACAAAGGAAATTGGCGTAGCGTCGATTCCCGTTTCAGTTTTTTATCAGCAGAAAAATGATTACCGAATCCTGCGGTTCTGCTTTGCCAAAGAAGACGCGATTTTGCAGGAGGCCGCTCAACGACTTAGTCAATTATAA
- a CDS encoding mycofactocin-coupled SDR family oxidoreductase, protein MADLQKKVAFITGAAHGQGRAVALALAKEGINIVAFDLAKPLAYPGYKLGSKTELESLQHEVEALGVGCLTVQGDVRRNDEVKQAVDAAVVDFGRIDILFNNAGICAYGLAHELPEEEWDAMLDINLKGAWLVARHVIPVMIRQKSGAIINNSSIAGLRGMNRLSHYAASKWGLVGLTKSWAIELAPHNIRVNSIHPTGVNTPMNDGLAELEGTTTQAIAERSAGNLLPVPWVEPEDVSAMVLYLVSDGARYITGSQFVLDAGLLTR, encoded by the coding sequence ATGGCTGATTTACAGAAAAAAGTAGCGTTCATTACCGGCGCGGCTCATGGTCAGGGCCGCGCCGTAGCTCTTGCTTTAGCCAAAGAAGGAATCAATATTGTTGCCTTCGATTTGGCCAAACCCCTGGCCTATCCTGGTTATAAGCTTGGCTCCAAAACTGAGCTCGAATCGTTGCAACACGAAGTAGAAGCGCTGGGGGTCGGGTGTCTGACCGTTCAGGGAGATGTTCGACGCAATGATGAAGTAAAACAGGCTGTCGATGCAGCCGTTGTCGATTTTGGCCGAATCGATATTCTCTTCAATAATGCGGGCATCTGTGCCTACGGATTAGCGCACGAACTTCCCGAAGAAGAATGGGACGCCATGCTCGACATTAATCTGAAGGGTGCCTGGCTGGTAGCCAGGCACGTGATTCCGGTCATGATCAGGCAAAAGAGTGGTGCCATCATCAATAATTCGTCCATTGCCGGACTACGGGGTATGAATCGACTGAGCCATTACGCAGCCTCAAAATGGGGCCTGGTTGGCTTAACCAAATCGTGGGCCATTGAACTGGCCCCACATAACATCCGGGTCAACTCGATCCACCCAACCGGCGTCAATACACCCATGAACGATGGCCTGGCCGAACTCGAAGGTACCACCACGCAGGCGATTGCCGAACGGTCGGCGGGCAATCTACTTCCTGTACCCTGGGTAGAGCCCGAAGACGTTTCAGCTATGGTTCTCTATCTGGTTTCCGACGGAGCACGGTACATAACCGGTTCCCAGTTTGTGCTGGATGCGGGCCTGTTGACACGGTAA